A DNA window from Triticum dicoccoides isolate Atlit2015 ecotype Zavitan unplaced genomic scaffold, WEW_v2.0 scaffold194676, whole genome shotgun sequence contains the following coding sequences:
- the LOC119344947 gene encoding putative E3 ubiquitin-protein ligase RING1a isoform X2 produces MAAESPRSAPRRTPAAKSGAGLLSPRFRSAAELAGWDEESILLAALVVEDTPVRESRRKRRPSGSSTAGGSAGSNTRKRRSRRQSADEAPIPPVALVLDDDEKPNDNEVAKKEVKQAEEEKEKVSVVEGKEKSGSTKEGEAAATGELPCMDRICLDVCFQPSTTPCGHSFCMQCLKHAASKCGKRCPKCRQLISNSRSCTINTVLWNTIQLLFPSEVEARKSSMASSSASKDDVKQSLPRSNNYTQVGIRNTSGSSSFTTQDYTRIGNSTRSSLAADGRRSMPVPGTMNTSSGSFDTQGRSTRSRDSGRGFVRASELVATRSSARSGQSDDASLAYRLQQEEFMTAFDNDGGERQPQNTISTARANLRAMASRAERAVLLRARGWPL; encoded by the exons ATGGCGGCGGAGAGCCCTAGATCCGCGCCACGGCGGACACCGGCCGCCAAGAGCGGCGCGGGCCTGCTCAGCCCCCGGTTCCGCTCGGCGGCGGAGCTGGCCGGCTGGGACGAGGAGTCCATCCTCCTCGCTGCGCTCGTCGTCGAGGACACCCCGGTCCGCGAGTCCCGCCGCAAGAGGCGGCCCTCCGGCTCCTCCACCGCGGGCGGCAGCGCCGGATCTAACACCAG GAAGCGGAGGTCGCGGAGGCAGTCGGCGGATGAGGCACCGATACCGCCCGTGGCGCTTGTGCTCGACGACGACGAGAAGCCGAATGACAATGAAG TTGCCAAGAAGGAGGTGAagcaggcggaggaggagaaggagaaggtttCTGTCGTGGAGGGAAAGGAGAAGTCCGGATCTACCAAGGAAGGAGAAGCAGCGGCGACCGGCGAGCTGCCGTGCATGGATCGG ATTTGCTTGGATGTCTGCTTTCAGCCAAGTACCACGCCTTGTGGTCACAG CTTTTGCATGCAATGCTTAAAACATGCCGCCTCTAAGTGTGGAAAGCGGTGCCCAAAATGCCGTCAGTTAATCAG TAATTCAAGATCTTGCACTATCAACACAGTACTTTGGAACACCATCCAACTCCTATTTCCTAGCGAAGTTGAGGCGAGGAAGAGCTCCATGGCCTCATCCTCAGCAAGCAAGGACGATGTGAAGCAAAGCCTGCCAAGAAGCAACAACTATACACAAGTTGGCATTAGGAACACCAGTGGCAGTAGCAGCTTCACCACACAGGACTACACTAGAATAGGCAACAGCACCAGGAGCTCCTTAGCAGCAGACGGCAGAAGAAGTATGCCGGTCCCAGGAACCATGAACACCAGCAGTGGGAGCTTTGACACACAGGGTAGGAGCACAAGAAGCAGAGACAGTGGCAGAGGCTTTGTCCGGGCGTCAGAGTTGGTTGCCACCAGGAGTTCAGCGCGGTCAGGCCAATCTGACGACGCTTCACTTGCATACAGGTTGCAGCAGGAGGAGTTCATGACGGCTTTCGATAATGATGGGGGAGAGAGGCAGCCACAGAACACCATATCTACTGCCCGAGCAAATTTGAGAGCTATGGCTTCCCGGGCCGAGAGGGCAGTTCTCCTTCGTGCTCGTGGCTGGCCTCTTTAG
- the LOC119344947 gene encoding E3 ubiquitin-protein ligase ORTHRUS 2-like isoform X1, whose translation MAAESPRSAPRRTPAAKSGAGLLSPRFRSAAELAGWDEESILLAALVVEDTPVRESRRKRRPSGSSTAGGSAGSNTRKRRSRRQSADEAPIPPVALVLDDDEKPNDNEVAKKEVKQAEEEKEKVSVVEGKEKSGSTKEGEAAATGELPCMDRVREELSCAICLDVCFQPSTTPCGHSFCMQCLKHAASKCGKRCPKCRQLISNSRSCTINTVLWNTIQLLFPSEVEARKSSMASSSASKDDVKQSLPRSNNYTQVGIRNTSGSSSFTTQDYTRIGNSTRSSLAADGRRSMPVPGTMNTSSGSFDTQGRSTRSRDSGRGFVRASELVATRSSARSGQSDDASLAYRLQQEEFMTAFDNDGGERQPQNTISTARANLRAMASRAERAVLLRARGWPL comes from the exons ATGGCGGCGGAGAGCCCTAGATCCGCGCCACGGCGGACACCGGCCGCCAAGAGCGGCGCGGGCCTGCTCAGCCCCCGGTTCCGCTCGGCGGCGGAGCTGGCCGGCTGGGACGAGGAGTCCATCCTCCTCGCTGCGCTCGTCGTCGAGGACACCCCGGTCCGCGAGTCCCGCCGCAAGAGGCGGCCCTCCGGCTCCTCCACCGCGGGCGGCAGCGCCGGATCTAACACCAG GAAGCGGAGGTCGCGGAGGCAGTCGGCGGATGAGGCACCGATACCGCCCGTGGCGCTTGTGCTCGACGACGACGAGAAGCCGAATGACAATGAAG TTGCCAAGAAGGAGGTGAagcaggcggaggaggagaaggagaaggtttCTGTCGTGGAGGGAAAGGAGAAGTCCGGATCTACCAAGGAAGGAGAAGCAGCGGCGACCGGCGAGCTGCCGTGCATGGATCGGGTAAGGGAGGAGCTGTCTTGCGCT ATTTGCTTGGATGTCTGCTTTCAGCCAAGTACCACGCCTTGTGGTCACAG CTTTTGCATGCAATGCTTAAAACATGCCGCCTCTAAGTGTGGAAAGCGGTGCCCAAAATGCCGTCAGTTAATCAG TAATTCAAGATCTTGCACTATCAACACAGTACTTTGGAACACCATCCAACTCCTATTTCCTAGCGAAGTTGAGGCGAGGAAGAGCTCCATGGCCTCATCCTCAGCAAGCAAGGACGATGTGAAGCAAAGCCTGCCAAGAAGCAACAACTATACACAAGTTGGCATTAGGAACACCAGTGGCAGTAGCAGCTTCACCACACAGGACTACACTAGAATAGGCAACAGCACCAGGAGCTCCTTAGCAGCAGACGGCAGAAGAAGTATGCCGGTCCCAGGAACCATGAACACCAGCAGTGGGAGCTTTGACACACAGGGTAGGAGCACAAGAAGCAGAGACAGTGGCAGAGGCTTTGTCCGGGCGTCAGAGTTGGTTGCCACCAGGAGTTCAGCGCGGTCAGGCCAATCTGACGACGCTTCACTTGCATACAGGTTGCAGCAGGAGGAGTTCATGACGGCTTTCGATAATGATGGGGGAGAGAGGCAGCCACAGAACACCATATCTACTGCCCGAGCAAATTTGAGAGCTATGGCTTCCCGGGCCGAGAGGGCAGTTCTCCTTCGTGCTCGTGGCTGGCCTCTTTAG